Part of the Zingiber officinale cultivar Zhangliang chromosome 8A, Zo_v1.1, whole genome shotgun sequence genome, TAGTTGTTGTCAATGGAAAACATACTTTCTAAAGGGCAAGCTTGCAGTTGGAAAGTAAAGCTACATTAAATGTAGGATGATCACTtgtcaattataatatttcttttctttatactTTGCCTTGCAGGTTTCTGATGTGCAAACAATACTAGGTACGTGTGTGTACCCAAGAAGGAGCCCAGCAGTAGCTCTAGGATTACTATCAGCAGTGGCTCTTGTGATTGCTCAGGTCATCATAAATTCTGTAGCTTGTCATATGTGCTGCAATCATCCTAATCCATCAGACACCAACTGGAGAAAAGGGTTGATCTCCTTTATTGCTTCTTGGTAACTTGTTTACATTTGACTTGCTTCTCCAGTAGACAACAATTATCCACATTATTCTGCACTAACATCAACTTGGGATGATTTCATAGAAAACATAAAGCTGCTTCTTTGGGTTAAACCTTTGTTAGGGCAAAAAATATACACTATTTGCAGAATACTAGAATTGAAAGAAATCTTACTATGGTCATGCTTGTATTAATAAATGAAatagttttacaaaaaaaaataattaagggaAATAACAATATGTAATTGTTGGTTCAAACTTGGGTTAATTTCATCCATCTTTCACTAGTTCTGCTTTAATTTTAGTAACTTCTCTTGAAAGTAAGTACTTCCTGTTCTCTTTGTggtgaattatatatatatatatatatatatatattcttcttATGTTTGGTGTTTTTCTTAAACTCATCTTATATCTGGAATATATTGATTAAATTCGTGCAGGGGTAGCTTGGTAGCAGCGCTTGTTTTTCTATTGAGTGGTGCTGCCCTGAACGACCGGTGGGGACAAGAAAAGATGTATTTTGGTGAATTGTGCTACATTGTGAAGTTTGGAGTATTTTCCGGAGGCGCTCTCTTGTCTCTTGTAAGTGTTTCCCTCGCGATTGTTTATTACATCTCATCCCTATCAATTAAGAACGTGCAGAGTTCGGATCAACAACAAAGTCAAGTCATTCCATTTGGTGATGATCCTCATACTCCTCCAGCATTTCTGCACGAGGGTACTCTTAAGTTACAACCTGTAGAGATGAAGCATGTTTGATCCTTGTCAACtctctattttcattttcttttgcttGTCACCTCACCTGCCCATATGCATAGAATCACTCACTACTTCAGAGTGCTGTTTGAAATTTTTGCAAATATACAATGTTATTGCTTGAGACTTTTAGCTTTTTTTCAATGAGTATATAGTTGAATGTTTTTTTGTCTATGATTTGTATTGTTACATTAGCAACTCCATAGATGGAAGAGGTGCTGCTCCTGTTACTCTTGTTGATCATGCATTTTGCAGCATTTGGCTGTTCCATGTTTCCTATCAAATATTAAATGTCCATTAGTGTTGAGAGCACTGCTCTATTGCTATTTAGGAAGTTTATTTATCTCAATCTTTTACAATGAACTCTATGACACATAGCTAACACTTAAAAAAGAGATTTGGAAGATTTATGTATTGCTAGTATTATAGCTGTGAGTAGAGTTCAAGTCTTATGGAAGGGATAAGACAGTctagaaaattttaaatggtTGGGACTCATGGTTATACATCCTATGTATgtttaattgtaaatttagtcTCATTGGAGGATGAGCAATTCTCACTTGTTTAGTAAATTATGTTTACAATTGTTACATTAAAATACTATCTTTATGTAGTTATAAAGGATAACTCAGTATATGAAGCTTTCGTCAATGCAGAGTTATGGAGAAGAGTTCAATGTTCATTGCACGTAGTTTTACTTACATTGCAAAAAGTTATTTTCATAATTCGAACTTGGGATCATCAGGTTACATGAAAATAACGTTGTGCCAAAACTTTCCTATTATCCTTATGTAGTTGTTTACATATATTAATGGTGCATTTCGTTCGTAAGCATAACTATTCTATTCTCACAATTCACACAAAATAAATGTTTCTTGATggaagtttagttttcttaactATTTATTGCTTCATTTGAAGGGGTAGCTTTTCCTATTCTATTCCATTATCTAAAAAAACTACTTTGGTCAatgctacaaa contains:
- the LOC122010798 gene encoding uncharacterized protein LOC122010798; the protein is MEGVISKISGFWGACIKIASPTQIATQSTPTASHRSGDGERVPSAVCPLLVLATSTTAVLIPASQSSPATVFVLCLCRRGTSWLAMEKKALIICASAGFLGLLSAALAFAAEATRIKVSDVQTILGTCVYPRRSPAVALGLLSAVALVIAQVIINSVACHMCCNHPNPSDTNWRKGLISFIASWGSLVAALVFLLSGAALNDRWGQEKMYFGELCYIVKFGVFSGGALLSLSSDQQQSQVIPFGDDPHTPPAFLHEGTLKLQPVEMKHV